From Herbiconiux flava, one genomic window encodes:
- a CDS encoding carbohydrate ABC transporter permease, giving the protein MTPTPTPTQAPSTGATARRRRWATRGELALLLGPALIVFCGFVILPVAMAAYYGFFSWSGYGPAVDFVGIRNYVTILTDPDFHEALGHNVFIVVMSLVLQGPIALGLALLLNRKLRFQSVIRVLIFVPYVISEVVVGLGWGLMLQSSGAVNGLLDKVGLGAFASDWISEPGRAIWTLLVIITWKYIGFAVILFLAGLQGIPEELSEAAAIDGASFWQIQRHIVLPLLGPTVRIWAFLSIIGSLQLFDLVWIIWGQYVASTAGTSTMATYMVANGRNAGSYGYGSAVAVVMFLISLAVALVYQRFVLRRDTAGALTGSSK; this is encoded by the coding sequence CTGACGCCGACACCGACGCCGACGCAGGCGCCGTCGACGGGAGCCACGGCGCGCCGTCGCCGCTGGGCGACCCGGGGTGAACTGGCCCTGCTCCTCGGGCCCGCCCTGATCGTCTTCTGCGGCTTCGTCATCCTGCCGGTGGCGATGGCGGCGTACTACGGATTCTTCAGCTGGTCGGGCTACGGCCCGGCGGTCGACTTCGTCGGGATCCGCAACTACGTCACCATCCTGACCGATCCCGACTTCCACGAGGCGCTCGGGCACAACGTCTTCATCGTCGTGATGTCGCTCGTGCTGCAGGGCCCGATCGCCCTGGGGCTCGCGCTCCTCCTGAACCGGAAGCTCCGCTTCCAGTCGGTCATCCGGGTGCTGATCTTCGTGCCCTACGTCATCTCCGAGGTCGTGGTCGGGCTCGGCTGGGGTCTCATGCTCCAGTCGAGCGGGGCGGTGAACGGCCTGCTCGACAAGGTCGGGCTCGGTGCCTTCGCCTCGGACTGGATCTCGGAGCCCGGCCGGGCCATCTGGACCCTGCTCGTCATCATCACCTGGAAGTACATCGGCTTCGCCGTCATCCTCTTCCTCGCGGGGCTCCAGGGCATCCCCGAGGAGCTCTCCGAGGCGGCGGCGATCGACGGGGCCTCGTTCTGGCAGATCCAGCGGCACATCGTGCTGCCGCTGCTCGGCCCGACCGTGCGCATCTGGGCGTTCCTGTCGATCATCGGCTCGCTCCAGCTGTTCGACCTGGTCTGGATCATCTGGGGCCAGTACGTCGCCTCCACCGCCGGCACCTCGACGATGGCCACCTACATGGTCGCCAACGGCCGCAACGCCGGCAGCTACGGCTACGGCAGCGCCGTCGCCGTCGTGATGTTCCTCATCTCCCTCGCCGTGGCGCTCGTCTACCAGCGCTTCGTGCTGCGCCGCGACACCGCGGGCGCCCTCACCGGAAGCAGCAAATGA
- a CDS encoding carbohydrate ABC transporter permease, with the protein MMATPTLQKPVTESATTRRAPAASAAPVGSGRRSSSLAIYFVALVLIGLMLAPVAYIILGGFRSNSEITLDPSGLPGEWNWANYGDVLASGVFWGQVANSTIAAVATTLFVVVLGLMAAFALSRYAFRGRGAVYALFTAGLMFPMTVAITPLYILVRDLGLMNSLAGVIVPQIAFGLPVTIIVLVPFLSAIPKELQEAASIDGCSRLGFFWRMVLPLSVPGVITVGILAFVASWNSYMLPLFILNNDAAFTLPLGTQAFASQYSVDTAKVLAFTSLSMIPALIFFSLFERRIVGGLTGAVKG; encoded by the coding sequence ATGATGGCAACCCCCACCCTGCAGAAGCCGGTGACGGAGTCGGCGACGACCCGGCGCGCGCCGGCCGCATCCGCCGCCCCCGTCGGCAGCGGCCGCCGTTCGAGCAGCCTCGCGATCTACTTCGTCGCCCTCGTGCTGATCGGCCTGATGCTGGCGCCGGTCGCCTACATCATCCTCGGCGGCTTCCGCTCGAACTCCGAGATCACGCTCGACCCCTCTGGCCTGCCGGGCGAGTGGAACTGGGCCAACTACGGCGACGTGCTCGCCAGCGGCGTGTTCTGGGGACAGGTGGCGAACTCGACCATCGCGGCCGTCGCCACCACCCTGTTCGTCGTCGTGCTCGGGCTGATGGCGGCGTTCGCCCTCTCGCGCTACGCCTTCCGGGGCCGCGGGGCGGTCTACGCCCTGTTCACCGCTGGGCTGATGTTCCCGATGACCGTCGCGATCACGCCGCTCTACATCCTGGTGCGCGACCTCGGCCTGATGAACTCGCTCGCGGGCGTGATCGTGCCGCAGATCGCGTTCGGCCTGCCGGTGACGATCATCGTGCTCGTGCCCTTCCTCTCGGCCATCCCGAAGGAGCTGCAGGAGGCGGCGTCGATCGACGGCTGCAGCCGGCTCGGCTTCTTCTGGCGGATGGTGCTGCCGCTCTCGGTGCCCGGCGTGATCACCGTCGGGATCCTCGCCTTCGTGGCCAGCTGGAACTCGTACATGCTGCCGCTGTTCATCCTGAACAACGACGCCGCGTTCACGCTGCCGCTCGGCACGCAGGCCTTCGCCTCGCAGTACTCGGTCGACACGGCGAAGGTGCTCGCCTTCACCTCGCTGTCGATGATCCCCGCCCTGATCTTCTTCAGCCTCTTCGAGCGGCGCATCGTGGGCGGTCTCACGGGCGCCGTCAAGGGCTGA
- a CDS encoding cell wall-binding repeat-containing protein produces the protein MRRRIPAIIAAALLVVAGVSAAPLSAAADTVPFPPLSPFHNVVGSIDTIEFVAGKGLVATGWVIDTSDPRAVQGLEYQVGYPDGRTGWGGGLGGNGLPRPDVAAVYPDAGPNHGFRTELGYYEAIGTYKFCAEASFEAFACKTVSFEGERISGTFESLSLDLAPTPAQIRMQGWTSDTWLGHGSPTGGAFVPLNYSIDFVPLSGPGSTTDSGAWHHDLSSGASSDRPDVRAAHPSTPGVMGFDDHVDIDDAGRYTVCVTPQPYFADYRNASVSPLGCRSIDVRTVEGTARVLTGTAEPGGTITASATTWTPAQATDAISWVRSGNGTAGVELPELRGSTSYPVSTADVGHWVSLYETASAPGLLPLRTWAGIGPVTLPGVETSRIAGDDRYAVSVATSLARFPDATAGAPVVYVASGQSFPDALAAGPAAAEQGGSLLLTTGADLPPVVAAEITRLHPASIVVVGGEASVSASVQKALARLAPTTRIGGADRYETSRLLLASAFPDGADRVFVVTGRGYADALPAGAAAASLGAPVLLVDGGASSADTATRAALASGGTSTATVVGGVNAVSAGVAATLGAKISVERISGADRFASAVALNRSVHSSADTVYIATGMNFPDGLTGGALAGSLGAPLYLSQSGCLSSEVIDDILSLHATSAVLLGGPAAISYPVEGLYAC, from the coding sequence GTGCGCCGTCGCATCCCGGCCATCATCGCCGCCGCCCTACTCGTCGTGGCAGGCGTGTCGGCCGCCCCACTGAGCGCCGCGGCCGACACCGTGCCGTTCCCGCCGCTCTCGCCCTTTCACAACGTGGTCGGCTCGATCGACACGATCGAGTTCGTGGCAGGCAAGGGCCTGGTGGCCACCGGCTGGGTGATCGACACGAGCGATCCCCGGGCGGTGCAAGGCTTGGAGTACCAGGTCGGCTATCCCGACGGACGCACCGGCTGGGGCGGGGGCTTGGGCGGGAACGGCCTCCCCCGTCCCGACGTCGCCGCGGTCTACCCCGACGCCGGCCCGAACCACGGCTTCCGTACCGAGCTGGGCTACTACGAGGCGATCGGCACCTACAAGTTCTGCGCCGAGGCGTCGTTCGAAGCCTTCGCCTGCAAGACGGTCTCCTTCGAGGGGGAACGGATATCGGGCACGTTCGAGTCCCTCTCCCTGGACCTCGCGCCGACGCCCGCGCAGATCCGAATGCAGGGCTGGACCAGCGACACCTGGCTCGGCCATGGCTCTCCGACAGGTGGTGCGTTCGTGCCCCTGAACTATTCCATCGACTTCGTCCCGCTCTCCGGGCCGGGGTCGACGACGGACTCCGGCGCCTGGCACCACGACCTCTCGAGCGGCGCGTCGTCCGACCGGCCGGACGTGCGTGCCGCGCATCCGTCCACCCCGGGAGTGATGGGGTTCGACGATCATGTCGATATCGACGACGCCGGTCGGTACACCGTCTGCGTGACCCCGCAGCCCTACTTCGCCGATTACCGCAACGCGAGCGTCTCCCCGCTCGGCTGTCGGAGCATCGACGTGCGCACGGTCGAGGGAACAGCCCGCGTTCTGACCGGAACGGCCGAGCCGGGAGGGACGATCACGGCGTCGGCGACGACGTGGACCCCGGCACAAGCGACCGATGCCATCTCGTGGGTCCGTTCCGGCAACGGGACGGCCGGCGTGGAGCTGCCCGAGCTGCGCGGGTCCACGAGCTATCCGGTCTCGACGGCCGACGTCGGGCACTGGGTCAGCCTCTACGAGACGGCGAGCGCTCCGGGTCTGCTCCCGCTCCGGACATGGGCCGGGATCGGGCCGGTCACGCTGCCAGGTGTCGAGACCTCCCGGATCGCCGGAGACGACCGCTACGCGGTCTCGGTGGCGACGAGTCTCGCGCGGTTCCCCGATGCGACGGCCGGCGCTCCCGTCGTGTACGTGGCCTCCGGCCAGTCGTTCCCCGACGCCCTCGCGGCCGGTCCGGCGGCCGCCGAGCAGGGTGGATCGCTGCTCCTGACCACGGGGGCCGACCTGCCTCCTGTCGTCGCCGCCGAGATCACCCGGCTGCACCCCGCCTCGATCGTCGTCGTGGGCGGAGAGGCGTCCGTGTCGGCGTCGGTGCAGAAGGCACTCGCCCGGCTCGCCCCGACCACCCGGATCGGGGGCGCCGACCGCTACGAGACGTCCCGGCTGCTGCTGGCGTCGGCGTTCCCCGACGGTGCCGACCGCGTCTTCGTGGTCACGGGCCGAGGCTACGCGGATGCGCTGCCGGCCGGTGCCGCGGCAGCATCGCTGGGCGCGCCCGTGCTGCTCGTCGACGGGGGCGCGTCATCTGCCGACACAGCGACTCGCGCCGCCCTGGCCTCGGGTGGAACCAGCACGGCGACCGTCGTCGGGGGCGTGAACGCGGTCAGCGCGGGAGTCGCGGCGACGCTCGGTGCGAAGATCTCGGTCGAGCGGATCTCGGGCGCCGATCGTTTCGCGAGCGCCGTAGCGCTGAACCGCTCCGTACACAGCTCGGCCGACACCGTGTACATCGCCACCGGGATGAACTTCCCCGACGGCCTCACGGGCGGGGCGCTCGCCGGCAGCCTCGGGGCGCCGCTCTACCTCAGCCAGTCCGGCTGCCTGTCGAGCGAGGTCATCGACGACATCCTGTCGCTGCACGCGACGTCGGCGGTGCTGCTCGGCGGCCCGGCTGCGATCAGTTACCCGGTCGAGGGGCTGTACGCCTGCTGA
- a CDS encoding beta-glucosidase: MTTPLPASDRVHGLLAQMTLEEKLAQLVGFWVDQSDDAVAPMAGDMNAGGLYRDAVEHGIGHLTRVYGTRPIDPVERAEWLWAEQRRLISETRLGIPALVHEECLTGLAAWKAATFPTPLAWGAAFDPELVEQVGAAIGRSMREVGVHQGLAPVLDVIRDPRWGRVDECIAEDPYVVGTIGTAYVRGLQDAGVHATLKHFAAYSASQAGRNHAPVHVGARELADVFLPPFEMAIREGGARSVMNSYSEIDGVPVGANAALLTGLLRDGWGFDGTVVSDYFSVAFLETMHAVAADRGEAARLALEAGIDVELPSGDAYLAPLAEEVRAGRVPESLIDRSVLRVLGEKEELGLLDETFESAPTAIDLDDAEHRMLARQLAAESVVLLTNDGVLPLADPSHGAQSSRIAVIGPNADSAEALMGCYSFVNHVLAHHPGTPMGIEIPTVRAALAAALSGTVTFEPGCDVEGDDRSGIAAAVESALAAEVAVVVVGDRAGLFGRGTVGEGNDVESLELPGVQRELVQAVVASGTPVVMVVVTGRPYAIDWAISGAERPAAVLQAFFPGEEGGTALADVISGAVSPSGHLPVSLPRSAGAQPFGYLHPILGGPSEVTSADSTPVLPFGHGLSYTTFERSELTADAEVTAGDAFGASVRIRNTGERAATDLVQLYARDLVGSITRPVAQLLGYQRVALEPGEEAVVRFRVPTTRLAFSGLDLTRIVEPGAVELWVGPSCAERETEAAIEIVGAVHPVTVDDELLVAVEVERMPARAVAQA, encoded by the coding sequence GTGACCACTCCCCTCCCCGCCTCCGACCGTGTGCACGGGCTGCTCGCCCAGATGACGCTCGAGGAGAAACTCGCCCAGCTCGTGGGCTTCTGGGTCGACCAGAGCGACGACGCCGTCGCCCCGATGGCCGGAGACATGAACGCCGGCGGCCTCTACCGCGACGCCGTCGAGCACGGCATCGGCCACCTCACGCGGGTGTACGGCACCCGCCCGATCGACCCCGTCGAACGCGCGGAATGGCTCTGGGCCGAGCAGCGGCGGCTGATCTCGGAGACCCGGCTGGGCATCCCGGCCCTCGTGCACGAGGAGTGCCTGACCGGTCTCGCCGCGTGGAAGGCGGCCACCTTCCCGACGCCGCTGGCCTGGGGCGCCGCGTTCGACCCCGAGCTGGTCGAGCAGGTCGGGGCGGCGATCGGGCGCTCGATGCGCGAGGTCGGCGTGCACCAGGGGCTCGCCCCGGTGCTCGACGTCATCCGCGACCCGCGCTGGGGCCGGGTCGACGAGTGCATCGCCGAGGACCCGTACGTCGTCGGAACCATCGGCACCGCCTACGTGCGGGGCCTCCAGGACGCCGGCGTGCACGCGACGCTTAAGCACTTCGCCGCGTACTCGGCCTCGCAGGCCGGCCGCAACCACGCACCGGTGCACGTCGGGGCCCGCGAGCTCGCCGACGTCTTCCTGCCGCCGTTCGAGATGGCGATCCGCGAGGGCGGCGCCCGCTCGGTGATGAACTCCTACAGCGAGATCGACGGCGTGCCGGTCGGCGCGAACGCCGCCCTGCTCACCGGGCTGCTCCGCGACGGGTGGGGCTTCGACGGCACCGTCGTGTCCGACTACTTCTCGGTCGCCTTCCTCGAGACCATGCACGCCGTCGCCGCCGACCGCGGCGAGGCGGCCCGGCTCGCCCTCGAGGCCGGCATCGACGTCGAGCTGCCGAGCGGCGACGCCTACCTCGCGCCGCTGGCCGAGGAGGTGCGCGCGGGCCGCGTGCCCGAGAGCCTGATCGACCGCTCGGTGCTGCGCGTGCTGGGCGAGAAGGAGGAGCTCGGGCTCCTCGACGAGACCTTCGAGTCGGCTCCCACCGCCATCGACCTCGACGATGCCGAGCACCGGATGCTCGCCCGGCAGCTCGCCGCCGAATCCGTCGTGCTGCTGACGAACGACGGCGTGCTCCCGCTCGCGGATCCCTCCCACGGCGCTCAGTCCTCCCGGATCGCGGTGATCGGGCCGAACGCCGACTCCGCCGAGGCGCTGATGGGCTGCTACTCCTTCGTCAACCACGTGCTGGCGCACCACCCCGGGACGCCGATGGGCATCGAGATCCCGACCGTGCGCGCGGCCCTCGCGGCGGCGCTCTCGGGCACCGTGACCTTCGAGCCCGGCTGTGACGTCGAGGGAGACGACCGCTCGGGCATCGCCGCGGCGGTCGAGAGCGCCCTGGCGGCGGAGGTGGCGGTCGTCGTCGTCGGCGACCGGGCCGGCCTGTTCGGCCGCGGCACCGTGGGCGAGGGCAACGACGTCGAGAGCCTCGAGCTCCCCGGGGTGCAGCGGGAGCTCGTGCAGGCGGTCGTCGCGTCGGGCACGCCGGTGGTGATGGTGGTCGTCACCGGCCGGCCCTACGCGATCGACTGGGCGATCTCGGGCGCCGAGCGCCCTGCGGCGGTGCTGCAGGCGTTCTTCCCGGGCGAGGAGGGCGGCACGGCTCTCGCGGACGTGATCTCGGGAGCCGTGTCGCCGAGCGGGCACCTGCCCGTCTCGTTGCCGCGCTCGGCCGGGGCGCAGCCGTTCGGCTACCTGCACCCGATCCTCGGCGGGCCGTCCGAGGTGACCAGCGCCGACAGCACCCCCGTGCTGCCGTTCGGGCACGGCCTGAGCTACACCACCTTCGAGCGCTCGGAGCTCACGGCCGACGCCGAGGTGACGGCCGGCGACGCCTTCGGGGCCTCGGTGCGCATCCGGAACACGGGCGAGCGCGCGGCGACCGACCTCGTGCAGCTCTACGCCCGTGACCTCGTGGGCAGCATCACCCGGCCCGTCGCGCAGCTGCTCGGCTACCAGCGGGTTGCGCTGGAGCCGGGCGAGGAGGCCGTCGTGCGCTTTCGGGTTCCGACCACGCGGCTCGCCTTCAGCGGGCTCGACCTCACGCGCATCGTCGAGCCGGGCGCCGTCGAGCTCTGGGTCGGCCCCTCCTGCGCCGAGCGCGAGACCGAGGCGGCGATCGAGATCGTGGGGGCCGTGCATCCGGTGACAGTCGACGACGAGCTGCTCGTGGCCGTCGAGGTCGAGCGGATGCCCGCCCGCGCGGTCGCGCAGGCCTGA